From a single Lewinella sp. LCG006 genomic region:
- a CDS encoding GNAT family N-acetyltransferase: protein MNKYNSQVYHLIEQPTFTPLHLSNDQRSTINHPITTPRLQLRALSMTDAPAIFRLHTDVDVQRYLSRERMGSPLESREFIMKITEGVEQGRWLYWGIVLQTAPEVLIGTVCLWQFTEHGQRAELGYDLLPSYQQQGIMTEAVRGVLALAQAHPRLAEIHAMVRSENLASVNLLKKLNFSYLRNLQEEEKFTKEQGMEIRIYCKTL from the coding sequence TTGAATAAGTATAATAGTCAGGTGTACCATCTGATTGAACAGCCTACCTTTACACCCTTACACCTTTCCAACGATCAACGATCGACCATCAACCATCCAATCACCACCCCCCGTTTACAACTACGCGCTTTGAGCATGACCGATGCGCCCGCGATTTTTAGGTTGCATACCGATGTGGATGTGCAGCGTTATCTTTCGCGAGAAAGGATGGGATCTCCATTGGAAAGCCGTGAATTTATCATGAAAATTACCGAGGGTGTGGAACAAGGCCGCTGGCTGTATTGGGGAATTGTGCTTCAAACGGCTCCTGAGGTATTGATTGGTACCGTTTGTTTATGGCAATTTACCGAGCATGGACAGAGGGCAGAGCTTGGTTACGATTTACTGCCGTCCTACCAACAGCAGGGTATAATGACCGAAGCAGTGCGGGGCGTTTTGGCGTTAGCGCAAGCACATCCCCGGCTTGCAGAAATACACGCTATGGTACGATCTGAAAATCTTGCTTCCGTGAATTTGTTGAAAAAATTGAACTTTTCTTACCTACGCAATCTCCAGGAAGAGGAGAAGTTTACCAAAGAGCAGGGGATGGAGATTAGAATTTACTGCAAAACGCTTTAG
- a CDS encoding cytochrome-c peroxidase, producing the protein MKKFIYLPLFAVLAIGLSSCISDDVEVREEFYYPEELAILQQTLNLPEKPLDYNVVLPQHLSRSGLFARNIDKDMATLGRVLFYDKALSSTGEVSCASCHKQELAFSDNKVASEGVDGQTERNSLALGSVASFAAYYGVDLFGTFGVPFMWDNRFGTAREQAHAAFTSEVEMGLTIDELVSTVENLEYYEPLFRRAFENTQVTEERIMSAVAEFVDGLGTFDSKFDRAAEKSTNGLDMNVNFSDFTAAENRGKEIYLTSCAGCHSSVFGRPVMNAANNGLDMQYEDEGIGGFTQLTSDQYTFKIPTLRNVAQSAPYMHDGRFATLEDVVDFYSDNIADHPKLHELLRDESGQPKRLNLSDSDKAALVAFLETLTDVDYLQEVRYSDPFR; encoded by the coding sequence ATGAAAAAATTTATTTACCTACCGCTTTTCGCTGTCCTGGCCATCGGCTTGAGCAGCTGTATTTCCGATGACGTTGAAGTGCGGGAAGAATTCTATTACCCCGAAGAACTGGCGATATTACAGCAAACGCTCAACTTACCCGAAAAACCATTGGATTACAATGTCGTTTTACCTCAGCACCTTTCACGGAGCGGTCTTTTTGCGCGTAACATCGACAAAGACATGGCAACACTTGGGCGGGTGCTTTTCTACGACAAAGCACTCTCTTCTACGGGTGAAGTATCTTGCGCAAGCTGTCACAAACAAGAATTAGCCTTTTCTGATAACAAGGTAGCCAGCGAAGGTGTAGATGGCCAGACGGAACGCAATAGCCTTGCTCTCGGTTCGGTGGCCAGCTTTGCAGCCTATTACGGTGTTGATCTCTTCGGTACTTTCGGCGTGCCCTTCATGTGGGACAACCGTTTCGGTACGGCGCGTGAGCAAGCACACGCTGCGTTTACCAGCGAAGTAGAAATGGGTTTGACGATTGATGAATTGGTGAGCACCGTAGAAAACCTCGAGTACTACGAGCCGCTTTTCCGCCGTGCATTTGAAAACACACAGGTGACCGAAGAGCGCATCATGTCTGCAGTAGCAGAATTTGTCGATGGTCTGGGAACTTTTGATTCCAAGTTCGACCGTGCTGCTGAAAAATCTACCAATGGTCTAGACATGAACGTCAACTTCTCTGACTTTACTGCAGCAGAAAACCGTGGCAAAGAAATTTACCTCACAAGTTGTGCTGGTTGCCATAGTTCCGTATTTGGTCGCCCGGTAATGAATGCGGCGAACAACGGTCTGGATATGCAATACGAAGATGAGGGCATTGGTGGATTCACCCAGCTCACTTCTGATCAGTACACCTTCAAAATTCCAACCTTGCGCAATGTTGCTCAGTCTGCACCTTACATGCACGATGGCCGTTTTGCGACCCTGGAAGACGTAGTTGATTTCTACAGCGACAACATCGCAGATCATCCCAAACTCCATGAGCTGTTGCGTGATGAGAGTGGTCAGCCTAAGCGCCTCAATCTGAGCGATTCAGATAAAGCGGCCTTAGTAGCCTTCCTGGAAACCCTCACCGATGTTGATTATCTACAGGAAGTCCGTTACAGCGACCCATTCCGGTAA
- the yidD gene encoding membrane protein insertion efficiency factor YidD — protein sequence MRWLFILPIRFYQYAISPLLGPRCRFQPTCSHYAVEAIEEWGVLKGSWLALKRIGKCHPWGPWGYDPVPKKSGAEKEEVLKNEDKA from the coding sequence ATGCGCTGGCTATTCATTTTACCTATTCGGTTTTACCAATACGCAATCTCTCCATTGCTCGGGCCGCGCTGTCGTTTCCAACCTACTTGTTCGCACTATGCCGTGGAGGCTATTGAGGAATGGGGCGTGCTAAAAGGAAGCTGGTTGGCCCTTAAACGGATTGGCAAATGTCACCCTTGGGGCCCCTGGGGTTATGATCCTGTCCCCAAAAAATCGGGAGCAGAAAAAGAAGAAGTGTTAAAAAACGAAGACAAGGCCTGA
- a CDS encoding DUF6702 family protein, with protein sequence MRLLLIFSLFFLEVPLADLHEFHVSRARIEYAGDAKEWQISLHIFIDDLEAALAEKGTKDLFLGTAREQATADEYLQAYLQRYFKLYNGDQQLQWEWLGKETSDDLTAFWIYLYVPNARPDQPLKVHNKILLDMYRDQQNMVQVKGAKGNLKNYLFYQDYWEEEVLP encoded by the coding sequence ATGCGGTTACTTTTGATTTTCTCACTTTTCTTCCTCGAAGTGCCGCTGGCAGACCTGCACGAGTTTCATGTCAGTAGAGCCAGGATTGAGTACGCTGGAGATGCAAAAGAGTGGCAAATCAGCCTCCATATTTTTATTGATGACCTGGAAGCTGCCCTGGCCGAAAAAGGAACCAAAGATTTGTTCTTGGGTACTGCTCGGGAGCAAGCCACTGCCGATGAATACCTTCAGGCTTATCTACAGCGCTATTTCAAATTGTACAACGGCGATCAGCAACTCCAATGGGAGTGGTTGGGTAAAGAGACCAGTGATGACCTGACGGCCTTCTGGATTTACCTCTATGTCCCCAACGCTCGTCCGGATCAGCCACTCAAGGTGCACAACAAAATTCTGTTGGACATGTACCGCGATCAGCAAAATATGGTTCAGGTGAAAGGTGCAAAAGGGAACCTGAAAAACTACCTTTTTTATCAGGATTACTGGGAAGAAGAAGTGCTACCCTAA
- a CDS encoding methylglyoxal synthase, with protein sequence MTIAIIAHDGKKAEMVGFIKDHIDLLQQRKINLIATGTTGSHLERAGLEVERMESGPYGGDAQIASRLVEKLVDMVIFFRDPLGKHPHEVDVNMLMRLCDVHNIPLATNIAAATLFMKNL encoded by the coding sequence ATGACCATTGCAATCATTGCCCACGACGGGAAAAAAGCCGAGATGGTAGGTTTTATCAAGGATCATATTGATTTGCTCCAACAGCGCAAAATCAACCTTATCGCCACAGGCACCACGGGCTCGCATTTGGAGCGCGCAGGCCTGGAGGTAGAACGAATGGAAAGTGGCCCTTACGGTGGCGATGCTCAAATTGCCAGCCGCTTGGTAGAAAAACTGGTAGATATGGTTATCTTTTTTCGTGATCCCCTGGGTAAACATCCACACGAGGTAGACGTTAATATGTTGATGCGTTTGTGCGATGTCCACAATATTCCTCTAGCGACCAATATTGCTGCTGCTACCTTGTTTATGAAGAACTTATAA
- a CDS encoding DUF2911 domain-containing protein, translated as MKKLLLSVFALVLTVSSFAQISTPAASPGAKITQDVGLTEIMVDYSRPAMKGRTIFAADGLVPFGKIWRTGANGATKITLGQDAKVGGVDLKAGAYAVLTIPTDKEWTFMMYPYEGSSWNSYTEKEPAAKFMAAPTKTAMPVESFTIGVNNVTSKSATIDFMWENTMVSVPVAVEVHELVMADIKRTMAGPSTNDYYAAASYLHDSGTDNAMALEYIQKATAGDKPGFWMVRREALILADLGRKQEAIAAAKRSMTLAKEAGNDDYVRMNEKSIAEWTNK; from the coding sequence ATGAAAAAACTATTATTAAGCGTTTTTGCCCTTGTACTTACCGTGAGCTCTTTTGCTCAGATTTCTACGCCAGCTGCTAGCCCAGGTGCGAAAATTACCCAAGATGTTGGGTTAACAGAAATCATGGTTGACTATTCACGCCCAGCTATGAAAGGCCGTACTATCTTTGCTGCTGATGGTTTGGTGCCTTTCGGCAAAATCTGGCGTACGGGTGCCAATGGTGCTACTAAAATCACCCTAGGCCAAGACGCTAAAGTTGGAGGTGTTGATTTGAAAGCTGGTGCTTACGCTGTGCTCACCATTCCTACAGATAAGGAGTGGACCTTCATGATGTACCCCTACGAAGGCAGCAGCTGGAACAGCTATACAGAAAAAGAGCCTGCTGCTAAATTCATGGCTGCTCCTACTAAAACAGCGATGCCTGTAGAATCTTTCACCATTGGTGTAAACAATGTGACGAGCAAGAGTGCAACCATCGATTTCATGTGGGAAAATACCATGGTAAGTGTTCCTGTAGCAGTAGAAGTACACGAACTGGTGATGGCGGATATTAAGCGTACCATGGCTGGCCCTTCAACCAACGACTACTACGCTGCTGCTAGCTACCTACACGACAGTGGCACCGACAATGCTATGGCCCTGGAATACATTCAAAAAGCAACTGCTGGTGATAAGCCTGGTTTCTGGATGGTGCGTCGCGAAGCGCTTATTCTTGCCGACTTGGGTCGTAAGCAAGAAGCTATCGCTGCTGCTAAGCGTTCTATGACACTGGCCAAAGAAGCAGGCAATGACGACTACGTTCGCATGAACGAAAAGTCAATTGCTGAGTGGACGAACAAGTAA
- a CDS encoding MFS transporter — MSWSDVQKSRVAVSLIFAVNGFLYANWVARLPRLQEIYQLDHGQLGLVLLAGSIGALVAMPLTGSVIVKAGSHRITVVMLFIFCLLVPLIPITPNVYTLWLILFAIGASSGSLDVAMNAQAVLVEQRLHKPVMSSFHAIFSAGMMLGAGCGALFVYLNVSYFTHLLIVMAISLVVALRVRHFLIPDLRNPSEEPQDHVSKNVFLHPALLSLGLIAFCCMLGEGAMADWTAIYMEKVSLADRDWSPLGLVAFSTAMMIGRLLGDGARQRLGDSRLVQGSAVVAIAGLSLALVWPVVWTGILGFFLVGIGLAAIVPIAYSTAGNIPGLSPGVGISMVTSIGYAGFLVGPPVIGFLSDWQGLRFGMAFVLLLFLTMLILNIFAVRRQRKVRIYPEN; from the coding sequence ATGTCCTGGAGTGATGTACAAAAAAGTCGTGTTGCCGTATCCTTAATTTTCGCCGTAAATGGATTCCTATACGCCAACTGGGTAGCCCGGCTACCTCGCTTACAAGAAATCTACCAGTTGGATCATGGCCAGCTGGGGCTAGTGCTGCTTGCCGGGAGTATTGGTGCGCTAGTGGCGATGCCATTGACGGGTAGCGTCATTGTAAAGGCTGGGAGCCATCGAATCACTGTGGTCATGCTGTTTATTTTTTGTCTTTTGGTTCCATTGATCCCCATTACACCTAATGTGTACACCCTGTGGTTAATCCTTTTTGCAATTGGGGCGTCGAGCGGCTCGCTGGATGTAGCCATGAATGCGCAGGCCGTGCTGGTAGAGCAACGGCTTCATAAACCAGTGATGTCTTCTTTTCATGCCATTTTCAGTGCGGGTATGATGCTGGGCGCCGGCTGTGGTGCTTTATTTGTCTACCTCAATGTTTCCTACTTTACTCACCTGCTGATCGTCATGGCCATCAGCTTGGTGGTTGCCTTGCGCGTCAGACATTTCCTGATTCCTGATCTTCGAAACCCCAGTGAGGAACCACAAGACCACGTAAGCAAAAATGTTTTTTTACACCCAGCTCTATTGTCACTTGGCCTCATTGCATTCTGTTGTATGCTCGGTGAAGGAGCCATGGCGGATTGGACGGCAATTTACATGGAAAAAGTAAGCTTGGCAGACCGCGATTGGTCGCCGCTGGGGCTGGTGGCTTTTTCTACAGCCATGATGATTGGCCGGTTGCTTGGTGATGGTGCACGCCAACGCTTGGGCGATAGCCGCCTGGTGCAAGGGAGCGCTGTGGTTGCGATTGCAGGCCTCAGTTTGGCATTGGTATGGCCTGTTGTCTGGACGGGTATTCTAGGCTTCTTCCTGGTGGGTATCGGGCTAGCAGCGATTGTACCGATTGCCTACAGTACAGCCGGTAACATACCTGGTTTGTCACCGGGAGTAGGTATCAGTATGGTGACCAGTATAGGGTATGCCGGTTTTTTGGTAGGCCCACCGGTGATTGGATTTCTGAGCGATTGGCAAGGCTTGCGGTTCGGAATGGCCTTTGTCCTCTTGTTGTTTTTAACCATGCTGATCTTGAATATTTTTGCTGTCCGACGGCAACGGAAGGTGAGGATTTATCCTGAAAACTAG
- a CDS encoding SDR family oxidoreductase, whose translation MKKAIALLGAGWLGEPLAQRLLQRGYTVKVATTNAEKAIRFRKLGWNPYLLELHPDQISGDIEGFFAADQLVLTVPPGGRREPDVVNTYPAKIEQALQAARAGGVQHVLFTSSTGIYGEQQGVVTEDNPINADTASGQALVKVEDLLREKYSEQATILRLAGLVGGSRQPGRWFAGKEAVPGGEQWVNLVHREDVLAVMERVITNAHWGYTLNVCADEHPTKADFYPLASKTIGLVAPTFVTDQEQPQGKLIDNSRGKAVLAFTYRHPDPLNFPLEERAE comes from the coding sequence ATGAAAAAGGCAATCGCCTTACTAGGAGCCGGCTGGCTCGGAGAGCCGCTTGCGCAGCGTTTACTTCAACGCGGTTATACCGTGAAAGTGGCGACGACCAATGCGGAAAAGGCCATTCGTTTCCGAAAGCTCGGCTGGAATCCTTATCTCTTAGAGCTTCATCCTGACCAGATCAGTGGTGATATAGAAGGCTTTTTTGCTGCTGATCAACTTGTTTTGACGGTCCCTCCCGGCGGCCGCCGCGAGCCAGACGTTGTGAATACTTATCCTGCGAAAATTGAGCAAGCTTTGCAAGCTGCACGAGCAGGGGGTGTTCAGCACGTCTTGTTCACCAGTAGTACGGGAATCTATGGCGAACAGCAAGGGGTGGTCACCGAAGATAATCCAATAAATGCTGATACGGCCTCAGGCCAGGCACTCGTGAAGGTTGAAGATTTATTGAGGGAAAAATATTCCGAACAAGCTACCATTCTACGCCTGGCGGGCTTGGTAGGAGGGAGTCGCCAGCCAGGCCGCTGGTTTGCTGGTAAGGAAGCGGTACCGGGAGGGGAGCAATGGGTCAACCTGGTCCATCGAGAGGATGTACTTGCCGTTATGGAGCGCGTCATCACTAACGCACATTGGGGGTATACCCTTAATGTCTGTGCCGATGAGCATCCCACAAAAGCCGATTTTTACCCTCTGGCCAGTAAAACCATTGGGTTGGTCGCACCAACTTTCGTGACCGATCAAGAACAACCACAGGGGAAGCTTATCGATAATAGCCGTGGTAAAGCAGTGCTGGCATTTACTTATCGTCACCCTGATCCATTGAATTTTCCGTTGGAGGAGCGGGCTGAATGA
- a CDS encoding RNA polymerase sigma-70 factor translates to MENTRHQNWLGQLRTGDRSAMRAIFDQQYQPVCQAIFRFVQDPGLSEDLAQEVFVRFWEKRESIQVDSNLPAYLRRMAVNEALAYLRKKTRYQADELPIHLPGQQAAAADEQLATEELSQRITIAINALPPRCRAVFQLSRFEEKTYQEIADTLDISIKTVENQMGKALRILREKLGDYLTALLF, encoded by the coding sequence ATGGAAAATACCCGACATCAAAACTGGCTGGGCCAATTACGTACGGGCGATCGCTCGGCGATGCGGGCTATCTTTGATCAGCAGTACCAACCAGTGTGTCAGGCTATTTTTCGTTTTGTTCAGGATCCAGGATTGTCGGAAGATTTAGCACAAGAGGTTTTTGTGCGCTTTTGGGAAAAACGCGAAAGCATTCAAGTCGATTCCAACCTTCCTGCGTATTTGCGCCGTATGGCGGTCAATGAAGCACTCGCCTATCTACGTAAGAAAACCCGCTACCAGGCCGATGAACTCCCCATTCACCTCCCCGGCCAACAAGCTGCCGCTGCGGATGAGCAGTTGGCGACCGAAGAGCTTTCCCAACGCATCACCATTGCTATCAATGCATTGCCTCCCCGCTGCCGAGCCGTTTTCCAGCTCAGTCGCTTTGAAGAAAAAACCTATCAGGAAATTGCCGACACGCTAGATATTTCTATCAAGACGGTAGAAAATCAGATGGGCAAAGCCCTCCGCATTTTGCGGGAAAAATTGGGAGATTATTTGACGGCCTTGTTGTTTTGA
- a CDS encoding AAA family ATPase — MLDRIYVAATSQHVGKTTSTLGIVAAIRSQELNVGYCKPLGQEFVDLGDLKVDKDALLFSKTMNFDLSAELHSPVILGRGVTTSFLQHPEKYNFPEQVLHASRELQKMHDVVVYEGTGHPGVGSVIDLSNADVAKMLNASVIMVVEGGIGNTIDKLNANLALFREKDVPIAGVIVNKVIPDKIDKIRDLVGGKLDRWGIPLLGVLPYDKTLANPIMEGVRLAIDGVVIMNGHNLDNKVENIASGSLIEKKEFDDLQNLLLIVSHRRLESAIEALKEIDRKHPDQELKLAGIIVNGENDFISELQREVPCQDYIMMHEIPLIATQLDTYGSAIKINRMEVKINTRTPWKARRAVELIRSHVDLSSLF, encoded by the coding sequence ATGCTTGATCGAATTTACGTGGCTGCTACCAGCCAACACGTTGGAAAGACGACCTCCACGTTAGGTATTGTGGCGGCTATTCGTAGCCAGGAACTTAACGTAGGCTACTGCAAACCACTTGGGCAGGAATTTGTAGACTTGGGAGATTTGAAAGTGGATAAAGACGCTTTGTTGTTTTCAAAAACAATGAACTTCGATCTATCAGCTGAGCTCCACAGTCCGGTCATTCTTGGTCGTGGTGTTACGACCTCCTTTCTTCAACATCCCGAGAAATATAATTTTCCAGAACAAGTACTCCATGCTTCTCGAGAATTGCAAAAAATGCATGATGTGGTGGTGTACGAAGGTACGGGCCATCCCGGAGTAGGCAGCGTGATTGATTTGTCGAATGCCGATGTTGCCAAAATGCTGAATGCCTCCGTGATCATGGTCGTTGAAGGTGGTATAGGAAATACGATTGATAAGCTCAATGCCAATCTGGCCCTTTTTAGGGAGAAAGATGTTCCTATTGCCGGCGTGATTGTAAATAAAGTCATTCCTGATAAAATCGATAAAATTAGAGACCTCGTTGGGGGAAAGCTTGATCGCTGGGGAATCCCCTTGCTAGGTGTTTTACCGTATGATAAAACACTGGCCAATCCGATCATGGAAGGCGTTCGTTTAGCCATCGATGGTGTGGTCATCATGAATGGGCATAACCTTGATAACAAGGTCGAAAACATTGCTTCTGGCTCCTTGATTGAGAAAAAAGAATTTGACGACTTACAGAATCTTTTGTTGATTGTGAGCCATCGTCGGCTGGAAAGTGCGATTGAAGCCCTCAAGGAAATAGACCGTAAGCATCCGGATCAGGAGCTGAAATTAGCGGGGATTATTGTCAATGGCGAAAATGATTTTATCAGTGAATTACAGCGAGAAGTGCCTTGCCAGGATTATATCATGATGCACGAAATCCCACTGATTGCTACCCAACTTGATACGTATGGATCGGCCATTAAGATCAATCGAATGGAAGTGAAAATCAATACCCGAACCCCCTGGAAGGCAAGGCGGGCAGTGGAGTTGATTCGTAGTCATGTAGACTTGAGTAGCTTGTTTTAA
- a CDS encoding heme-binding domain-containing protein: protein MKSKYKTILLVLVGLLLAAQLIPIDRSVPAVDSSADFLTAVNAPPAIATLVQNACYDCHSYQSEYPWYAKVAPVSFLIQSHINGGRQHLNFSEWTSYPAEKAAHKLEECFEEVQERHMPMKSFTWLHPEAKLSDEQVSGLAQWFQQLYRSTN, encoded by the coding sequence ATGAAATCCAAATACAAAACAATTCTCCTGGTTTTGGTAGGCTTACTTTTAGCTGCTCAGTTAATTCCTATTGATCGTTCCGTTCCAGCAGTTGATTCCAGTGCTGATTTCCTGACGGCGGTAAATGCACCGCCAGCTATTGCTACACTCGTACAAAATGCTTGTTATGATTGCCACTCCTACCAGTCGGAATACCCTTGGTACGCTAAGGTAGCACCCGTTTCTTTTTTAATACAAAGCCATATCAATGGTGGCCGCCAGCATCTCAATTTTTCGGAATGGACTTCCTATCCTGCTGAAAAAGCAGCACATAAGCTGGAAGAATGTTTTGAAGAAGTGCAAGAGCGCCACATGCCTATGAAGTCATTTACCTGGTTGCACCCCGAAGCCAAACTTTCGGATGAACAGGTGAGCGGTTTGGCGCAGTGGTTCCAGCAGTTGTACCGTAGTACCAATTAA
- the lnt gene encoding apolipoprotein N-acyltransferase — MPVFPNFAAVHARRLLLAALIFLAIAAIIGYDMYRLGQAELLWAYRPLGFLLAGWLGLVGLWQWRKLGKNTTLPSRPLILSTLSGVLLGIGFPDIVPLPFLLMVAWVPLLLLIEDWKQKEGAKKRELLPYLLHTFMLWNIIATYWVMNTSFAAGLFANFANSLLMCIPFMLFLWTQRYIPKMGYGSLIAYWLTFEYVHLSWELTWPWLTLGNGWAEYPSLIQWYEFTGVFGGSLWIWVVNIMLLNILVNTQQKNIPSLPKWQQWWKVVAVISLPMIVSVVMYTNFTEQSDKTIDVVLVQPNFEPHYEKFERIEEAEQITRFIALSKPLLDEQVDYLVFPETSYGFVEENDVTSNRSTRRLLEAFSAYPELKLITGLNAYHDFLPDEPRTEATRSRNRGGQVIEYEMMNLAAQIPMNAEQKTQTYRKSKLVPGPEKFPFKRLLFFLEPLVDNLGGTTAGLGIQAQRSAFTSEVAKVAPVICYESVFGGYFAGYIKEGKAQAAFIMTNDGWWDNTAGHRQHLYFASLRAIETRRSIGRSANTGISAFINQRGDISQATHYDEPIAIRGQMQLNDEVTFYVKWRDLIARTALFLALLLILNTFVKSRLPEKK; from the coding sequence ATGCCTGTGTTCCCCAATTTCGCTGCTGTTCATGCTCGCCGACTCTTGCTGGCAGCCTTGATTTTCCTTGCTATTGCAGCCATTATTGGATATGACATGTATCGGCTGGGGCAAGCAGAACTCCTTTGGGCTTATCGGCCACTTGGTTTTTTGCTCGCTGGTTGGCTGGGCTTGGTTGGTCTTTGGCAATGGAGAAAGCTCGGTAAAAACACTACCCTGCCGAGTCGTCCTTTGATCTTGTCTACCCTCAGCGGTGTATTGCTGGGCATTGGGTTTCCAGACATTGTTCCCTTGCCCTTCTTATTGATGGTGGCTTGGGTCCCACTATTACTGTTGATAGAAGATTGGAAACAAAAAGAAGGGGCTAAAAAACGGGAGCTCCTCCCCTATCTGCTGCACACTTTCATGCTTTGGAATATCATTGCGACTTACTGGGTGATGAATACCAGTTTCGCCGCAGGGCTTTTCGCCAATTTTGCCAACAGCCTGTTGATGTGCATTCCTTTTATGCTTTTTTTGTGGACCCAACGCTACATTCCCAAAATGGGTTATGGCTCACTGATCGCCTACTGGCTTACTTTTGAGTATGTACATCTGAGTTGGGAGCTGACTTGGCCTTGGCTGACGCTGGGCAATGGCTGGGCGGAGTATCCCAGTTTGATACAATGGTACGAATTCACCGGTGTTTTTGGCGGTAGCCTCTGGATCTGGGTAGTCAATATCATGTTGCTGAATATACTGGTTAATACCCAGCAAAAAAATATACCATCCTTACCTAAATGGCAACAGTGGTGGAAAGTGGTGGCGGTCATCAGCCTTCCGATGATCGTTTCGGTGGTGATGTACACCAACTTTACCGAACAAAGCGATAAAACCATTGACGTAGTATTGGTACAACCTAATTTTGAGCCGCACTACGAAAAATTTGAGCGCATAGAAGAGGCAGAGCAGATCACCCGGTTTATTGCGTTGAGCAAACCGCTGCTGGACGAGCAGGTAGACTATCTGGTGTTCCCGGAAACCAGCTACGGATTTGTGGAAGAAAACGACGTAACCAGCAACCGGAGCACCCGGCGCTTATTGGAGGCCTTTAGTGCTTATCCGGAGCTGAAACTGATCACCGGCCTTAACGCCTACCACGACTTTCTGCCCGATGAACCCCGGACGGAAGCTACGCGCTCGCGCAATCGTGGTGGGCAGGTTATTGAATACGAGATGATGAATCTGGCGGCACAGATTCCCATGAATGCAGAACAAAAAACACAAACTTATCGCAAATCCAAACTGGTGCCCGGCCCCGAAAAATTCCCGTTCAAGCGGCTACTTTTCTTTCTGGAGCCACTGGTCGATAATCTTGGCGGAACCACTGCTGGCCTGGGCATTCAAGCGCAGCGTTCGGCTTTTACCAGTGAGGTGGCCAAGGTAGCACCCGTGATTTGCTACGAATCTGTCTTTGGTGGCTACTTTGCAGGATACATCAAGGAAGGGAAAGCCCAAGCCGCTTTCATCATGACCAACGACGGCTGGTGGGACAACACCGCTGGGCATCGTCAACATCTTTATTTTGCCAGTCTGCGGGCTATTGAAACGCGGAGAAGTATTGGTAGGTCTGCCAATACGGGCATCAGTGCCTTCATCAACCAGCGGGGGGATATTTCGCAAGCCACCCACTACGATGAGCCCATCGCTATCCGAGGGCAGATGCAGCTCAACGATGAAGTGACTTTCTACGTAAAGTGGCGCGACCTGATCGCACGAACGGCTTTATTTTTGGCTTTGCTGCTGATTTTGAATACGTTTGTAAAAAGTAGACTACCCGAAAAAAAATAA
- a CDS encoding FKBP-type peptidyl-prolyl cis-trans isomerase produces the protein MKQFLLLLSLTMLLLTSCKDETINQDEIDRAIIENFIEANNLNAIEDPSGLYYTISTPGTEEKPTLSDSVKVKYLGYRTNGQVFDGTNVDGTTPDRTVTFLLSDLIPGWQIGIPKFGAGGGGTLLIPSSLGYGNRNLPGIPANSVLIFEMELVDFF, from the coding sequence ATGAAACAGTTTTTGTTACTCCTTAGCCTGACGATGCTTCTGCTCACTTCCTGTAAGGATGAAACCATTAATCAAGACGAAATAGACAGAGCGATCATCGAGAACTTCATCGAAGCGAACAACCTCAATGCAATCGAAGATCCCTCTGGTTTGTATTACACCATCAGCACCCCCGGCACGGAAGAGAAGCCGACCCTTAGCGATAGCGTTAAGGTAAAGTACCTCGGCTACCGCACCAACGGCCAGGTTTTCGATGGTACCAATGTTGATGGAACGACCCCCGATCGTACCGTTACTTTTCTTTTGAGTGACCTGATTCCCGGTTGGCAGATTGGTATCCCTAAATTTGGTGCTGGCGGTGGTGGCACTTTACTCATCCCGTCCAGTCTTGGTTATGGCAACCGCAATTTACCAGGCATCCCCGCTAATTCAGTCCTTATTTTCGAAATGGAGCTGGTCGATTTCTTCTAA